Proteins encoded together in one Neobacillus sp. FSL H8-0543 window:
- a CDS encoding GNAT family N-acetyltransferase — translation MLNVEIRRPRIEDSKELNGLFRTVITDTFIKEGIGDKLDDMEEEIRSKKAYLKSDFESNGEKRYFLIALAGGKIIGSIENGPSSELIRKCTDSALKELNEVGTVFVHPEYQWKGVGSFLLNKMYLNLRNNGIDEFCLDSGYVRAQTIWTKKFGVPDYLLMDYWGEGFPHMIWRLKVDDLLK, via the coding sequence GTGCTTAATGTTGAGATAAGAAGGCCAAGAATAGAGGACTCTAAAGAGTTAAATGGACTTTTTAGAACGGTGATAACGGATACGTTTATTAAAGAAGGCATTGGAGATAAATTGGACGATATGGAAGAGGAAATCCGAAGCAAGAAAGCCTATTTAAAAAGTGACTTTGAAAGTAATGGGGAGAAAAGATATTTTCTGATTGCTTTAGCCGGCGGTAAGATTATTGGTTCCATCGAAAATGGTCCCTCGAGTGAGCTCATTCGTAAATGTACAGATAGTGCTTTAAAAGAGCTAAATGAGGTTGGTACAGTATTTGTACATCCGGAGTACCAATGGAAGGGGGTAGGAAGTTTTCTTTTAAATAAAATGTATTTAAATTTGCGGAATAACGGTATCGATGAATTTTGTTTAGATAGTGGATATGTTCGTGCACAAACCATTTGGACAAAGAAATTTGGAGTTCCTGATTATTTGTTAATGGATTATTGGGGTGAAGGATTTCCTCATATGATATGGAGACTCAAGGTCGATGATCTATTGAAATAG
- a CDS encoding MarR family winged helix-turn-helix transcriptional regulator, which produces MIGVNRLISNSELQNLDLIDLLSERHSLVRRIAEKDWNNQSEIHLSNSEWYIMARIYKKQPTISYVTKNVEISRQAIHKFIKNLSEKGLVEIKNVENNKKEKCIRLTALGEECYEKNEALKARLENKIAEKIGMEQVTILKDLLKLDWEI; this is translated from the coding sequence ATGATTGGAGTGAATCGTTTGATTTCAAACTCTGAATTACAAAATTTAGATCTAATTGATTTATTAAGTGAGCGTCATAGTTTGGTCCGGAGAATTGCAGAGAAGGACTGGAATAATCAAAGTGAAATTCATCTTTCAAATTCTGAATGGTACATCATGGCGAGGATTTATAAAAAACAGCCGACCATTTCTTATGTGACAAAAAATGTAGAGATTTCTCGTCAGGCAATACATAAGTTTATTAAAAACCTTTCTGAAAAAGGATTAGTCGAAATCAAAAATGTTGAAAACAACAAGAAAGAAAAGTGTATTCGCTTAACAGCTTTAGGCGAAGAATGCTACGAAAAAAATGAGGCTCTTAAGGCCCGACTTGAGAATAAAATTGCAGAAAAGATAGGTATGGAGCAAGTAACAATTCTTAAAGATCTATTAAAGTTAGATTGGGAAATTTAA
- a CDS encoding DHA2 family efflux MFS transporter permease subunit, with protein MKSEINVKHPKTMALILMLGAFAGLFGETALNMALSNIMEQFTVTAPTAQWLTTGYLLVLAILVPISALLMKWYTTRQLVIGGLVISLAGALLAALNISFSILLLGRVVQAIGTGLLLPVMLSVMLLIFPIQKRGVVMGLMGLVITLAPALGPTLSGIIISTLSWPFIFWFSAIAYVLLILVATVRISNVSEITKPKIDIPSILLSTIGFGGLIFALSTMAEVAFSSPKVWAPLLVGIISLILFGIRQNTMAQPMVNLRVFKYPMFTLGTLTMFLGILIILSSGILLPMYLKGALLFSAATAGLLLLPGNAVNFILSPIVGALFDKIGPRRFGIVGFIFVLLGNIVFVATISSQTPAWQIVVAFMILFFGLTMVMMPAQTNAMNVLPRELYADGSAAMNTLNQVAGAAGTAIAITLFTSGQGSYAINFPDASSQEVMAAGIKNAFYFTTGISVVGLIASFFIRKPSIVTGKSPVAVKATEPVRN; from the coding sequence ATGAAATCAGAAATTAATGTTAAACATCCTAAGACAATGGCATTAATCTTAATGTTAGGTGCTTTTGCTGGATTATTTGGTGAAACAGCATTGAACATGGCATTATCAAATATTATGGAACAATTTACAGTAACAGCTCCGACTGCACAGTGGCTGACTACAGGATATTTATTAGTATTAGCTATTTTAGTGCCAATTTCAGCATTATTAATGAAATGGTATACGACAAGACAATTAGTTATCGGAGGACTGGTTATTTCGCTAGCAGGCGCATTACTAGCAGCGTTAAATATCAGTTTTAGTATTTTATTACTTGGTCGTGTTGTACAAGCAATCGGTACAGGTCTTTTATTGCCGGTTATGCTGAGTGTGATGCTACTTATTTTCCCTATTCAGAAACGTGGAGTTGTAATGGGACTTATGGGACTTGTTATTACCTTAGCTCCAGCTTTAGGACCCACACTTTCAGGGATCATTATTAGTACGTTAAGCTGGCCATTTATTTTCTGGTTTAGCGCAATCGCTTATGTGTTATTGATCCTGGTTGCAACCGTTAGAATTTCAAACGTTTCTGAAATTACGAAACCTAAAATTGATATTCCATCGATTCTGTTATCAACAATCGGTTTTGGCGGATTAATTTTTGCATTGAGTACGATGGCGGAAGTAGCCTTTTCATCACCTAAAGTATGGGCACCTTTACTAGTAGGGATTATCTCGCTTATATTATTTGGTATCCGTCAAAATACAATGGCTCAGCCAATGGTTAATTTACGTGTTTTTAAGTATCCGATGTTCACATTAGGAACATTGACTATGTTTCTTGGCATTTTAATCATTTTATCATCAGGTATTTTATTGCCAATGTATCTAAAAGGTGCTTTATTATTTAGTGCTGCGACAGCTGGTTTATTATTACTTCCTGGTAATGCAGTCAACTTTATTTTATCACCGATTGTAGGAGCTCTATTCGATAAAATTGGACCGCGTCGTTTCGGAATTGTTGGCTTTATCTTTGTTCTGCTTGGGAATATTGTTTTTGTGGCCACTATTTCAAGCCAAACCCCTGCATGGCAAATCGTTGTTGCGTTCATGATATTATTCTTTGGATTAACGATGGTAATGATGCCAGCCCAAACAAATGCAATGAATGTTTTACCGCGTGAGTTATATGCAGATGGATCAGCAGCTATGAATACATTAAATCAAGTAGCTGGGGCAGCAGGTACAGCAATCGCAATTACGCTATTTACAAGTGGCCAAGGTAGTTATGCAATCAATTTCCCGGATGCCTCTTCGCAAGAAGTAATGGCAGCTGGTATAAAAAATGCTTTCTACTTTACAACAGGAATTTCAGTAGTTGGATTAATAGCTTCTTTCTTTATAAGAAAACCAAGCATCGTTACGGGAAAATCTCCAGTTGCGGTGAAAGCAACAGAACCTGTACGCAACTAA